The genomic DNA CTCAGTCATGGATCCCCCTAGTCACGCCCTGGCCTGGGAGCGCCATCTCCTCAGGCGCTCCTGTTTGATCTCGCGTATCCTGTCAAGGTTCACTCTGTTCACGAGATCCTTGAGGTCATCCGTGGTCTTCCTGGCCTTCAGGTGTATCTCGTTCCTGGCATTGGTTATATCGGTGCCGGCCTGGGCGTATGCCTCCCTGAGGTGCTTGATGAACCCGCGCATGTTGGCCCTGCTCTTGCGGGTCATGCGCCAGCCGTACATGCGCATCACCACGCCCCACATGTCGAGCCTGAGGAGCTTGGAGACGACCTGGCGGAACGAGTAGAACCTGACCATGGACTTGATGGTCAGCGTCTGCAGCTGCAGCACGCTCATGCCCTTGGGCGTAAATACCACGTGGTGCGCGTCGTAGTAGGCCCAGTCGCGCGATATGAGCCTCCCCTCCGCGGCGAGGTTGTTGAAGACCTGGGTGCCCGGCAGCGGGACGAGGATCATGAACTGCACCGAGGCGAGGCCGTTTCTCTTGGCGAACTTCACCGTCTCCCGGAGGGTCGCCGGGTCGTCGTGGTCGGCGCCGAATATGAACATCCCGTGTATGTTTATGCCGTAGGAGTTGATGATGCGGATCGCCTTCTCCATCTCCTCGGGCGTCTGTCCCTTGTTGAGCGCCTCGAGGGTGCGCGCGTTGATCGATTCCAGGCCGATGTAGACGATGGTGCAGCCGGCGCGCTTCATGAGGCCGAGAAGCTCCGGGTCGCGCGCCACGTCGATGCGGACCTGCGCGCTCCACTTCATTGAAATCCCCTCGGCGATCATCGCGCGCAACAGTTCCTTGGTGTGCGACGGGTTGGCTACGAAGTTATCGTCGTAGAAGAACACCCAGCTGGGCTTGCGCTGTCTCAGCTCCTCCATTACGTTGCCCACGGAGCGGAAGCGGTAGCGCCTGCCGAACATCGCGGTCACCGAGCAGAAGTTGCACCCGAAGGGGCAGCCCCTGGACATTATGATCGGCGTTATGCTCAGGTCTCCCTTGAACTTCTTGCTGCCGCCGACGAGGTCGAAGTCCGGGAACGGGTATCGGTCGAGGTCCTGGCAGCGCTCAGGGAGGTCGTTGCTGCGTATGCGGTTGCCGTACCGCCAGGAGAGGCCGGG from Pseudomonadota bacterium includes the following:
- a CDS encoding B12-binding domain-containing radical SAM protein, with protein sequence MSGLPIRKIVFIEPCAPGAHIYKKWGLPRMGTLILATILRDAGFEVKVFFEDIKGIDYDDVFDADLVGISTITSTAPRAYEMANIVRKAGIPVVMGGPHVSFLVEEALEHCDFVMRGEAEETIIPFIRALETGEGFESIPGLSWRYGNRIRSNDLPERCQDLDRYPFPDFDLVGGSKKFKGDLSITPIIMSRGCPFGCNFCSVTAMFGRRYRFRSVGNVMEELRQRKPSWVFFYDDNFVANPSHTKELLRAMIAEGISMKWSAQVRIDVARDPELLGLMKRAGCTIVYIGLESINARTLEALNKGQTPEEMEKAIRIINSYGINIHGMFIFGADHDDPATLRETVKFAKRNGLASVQFMILVPLPGTQVFNNLAAEGRLISRDWAYYDAHHVVFTPKGMSVLQLQTLTIKSMVRFYSFRQVVSKLLRLDMWGVVMRMYGWRMTRKSRANMRGFIKHLREAYAQAGTDITNARNEIHLKARKTTDDLKDLVNRVNLDRIREIKQERLRRWRSQARA